The Sphaerospermopsis torques-reginae ITEP-024 genome has a window encoding:
- a CDS encoding HupE/UreJ family protein has protein sequence MFKTKLSVSDGTNPVPTSQQYRLMGAIAALILISLITSSGGSPIEHTIYNCWEGFIWGIADPVIGLDRLAGIVAVGLLSARFIRGAWIGLAFVFAALFGQIIHLSSLNLPSIAPGIEIAIAFFSIIFGIIFILPTQISWLACTILGVIAGLFHGYADSQAIIGAQISTMATYLIGVSLTQTAIVLSARKIGIMFTKQASKQIFHKTIRWVGLTFCAIGVVFFANAVI, from the coding sequence ATGTTCAAAACTAAATTATCTGTATCTGATGGTACTAATCCAGTACCTACTTCTCAACAGTATCGTCTCATGGGTGCGATCGCTGCTTTAATTCTCATCAGTCTGATCACTTCATCAGGGGGATCGCCCATTGAACACACCATTTATAACTGTTGGGAAGGGTTTATTTGGGGTATCGCTGATCCAGTGATTGGTTTGGATCGATTAGCTGGTATTGTCGCTGTTGGTTTACTCTCTGCTAGATTTATACGTGGTGCTTGGATCGGTTTAGCTTTTGTATTTGCTGCTTTATTTGGACAAATAATACATTTATCTTCATTAAATCTACCAAGTATAGCCCCAGGTATAGAAATAGCGATCGCCTTCTTCTCTATCATCTTTGGTATAATTTTCATCCTACCTACCCAAATCAGTTGGTTAGCTTGTACCATACTCGGTGTTATCGCTGGGTTATTTCATGGTTATGCTGATAGTCAAGCAATTATAGGCGCTCAAATATCAACCATGGCCACATATTTGATAGGTGTTAGCTTAACTCAAACAGCAATTGTCTTGTCTGCTAGAAAAATTGGTATTATGTTCACAAAACAAGCAAGTAAGCAGATATTTCACAAAACAATTCGTTGGGTTGGGTTAACTTTTTGTGCAATTGGTGTCGTATTTTTCGCCAATGCAGTAATCTAA
- the psb32 gene encoding photosystem II repair protein Psb32, with the protein MKQLLKQLFSGHSYLTRLIVPVLVMMMAISVFVTPAFATGVYQIPNLTADTWIIDEGDVLSRFNEGQISGAFKDLAQETGNEVRIVTIHRFDYGETPESFAKGLFTKWFPTPEAQANQAILIVDTLTNGATIVSGDQVKTLLTDEIANSVTEETLGAALRDGNKYNQGFLDVRDRLVAVLSGKPDPGPPAEKQTVQVESTFSNAEETDKNKGNATAWVVGLLIAATVIPMATYYLYQINQPSNQG; encoded by the coding sequence ATGAAACAGCTACTCAAGCAATTATTTAGTGGTCATTCATACCTTACCCGTCTCATTGTACCTGTATTGGTGATGATGATGGCTATTTCTGTTTTTGTCACACCTGCTTTTGCTACTGGAGTATATCAAATACCCAACCTCACAGCAGATACCTGGATTATAGATGAAGGTGATGTTCTTAGCCGTTTTAATGAAGGTCAAATCAGCGGTGCTTTTAAAGACTTAGCCCAGGAAACTGGTAATGAAGTAAGAATTGTTACCATTCACCGTTTCGACTATGGGGAAACACCGGAAAGTTTTGCCAAAGGACTATTTACAAAATGGTTTCCTACACCAGAAGCACAAGCTAACCAAGCGATTTTGATCGTTGATACTCTAACTAATGGTGCAACTATTGTCAGCGGGGATCAAGTGAAAACTCTCTTGACTGATGAGATCGCTAATAGTGTCACAGAAGAAACACTAGGGGCAGCATTGCGGGATGGTAACAAATATAATCAAGGATTTTTGGACGTGCGCGATCGCCTAGTAGCAGTCCTTTCTGGTAAACCTGATCCTGGTCCACCAGCAGAAAAACAAACTGTACAGGTAGAAAGCACTTTTAGCAATGCGGAAGAAACCGACAAAAACAAAGGTAATGCTACTGCTTGGGTAGTAGGATTGTTAATTGCAGCTACTGTCATTCCTATGGCAACTTACTATTTATACCAAATCAATCAGCCATCAAATCAGGGGTAA
- a CDS encoding DUF3368 domain-containing protein: MIVVSNTSPITNLSAVGKIHLLQQLYGEIIIPAEVFQELTQWGDSIPGAKEVKTYDWIIVKPVKNLNLVQSLRNKLDAGEASAIALALELNADWLIIDEQLGRQTAIEHNLKITGILGILIEAKRQQLIPLVKPILDDLINIAKFWVNPSLYNRVLSIVGE, from the coding sequence ATGATCGTTGTTAGTAACACTTCACCTATTACGAATTTATCTGCTGTAGGCAAAATTCACTTATTACAGCAACTTTATGGCGAGATTATTATACCAGCAGAAGTTTTTCAAGAATTAACCCAGTGGGGAGACTCAATACCAGGAGCAAAGGAAGTAAAAACTTATGACTGGATTATTGTTAAACCTGTTAAGAATTTAAATTTAGTACAATCTTTGAGAAATAAATTAGATGCTGGAGAAGCTTCAGCAATAGCTTTAGCATTAGAATTAAATGCAGATTGGCTAATTATAGATGAACAATTAGGTAGACAAACAGCAATAGAACATAACTTGAAAATAACAGGTATTTTAGGAATTTTAATTGAGGCAAAACGTCAGCAATTAATTCCATTAGTTAAACCCATTCTCGATGATTTAATTAATATAGCTAAATTTTGGGTTAATCCCTCTCTATATAATCGTGTTTTATCCATTGTTGGAGAATGA
- a CDS encoding UPF0175 family protein: protein MSLVISEDIVQASGLSEKELVLELIILLFQRKKISIGKASQLAQMPLLEFQSELAIRNIPVHYDESDLEVDLKNLGII, encoded by the coding sequence ATGAGTTTAGTAATTTCTGAAGATATTGTTCAAGCCAGTGGATTATCAGAAAAAGAATTAGTTTTAGAACTGATTATCCTCTTATTTCAAAGAAAAAAAATTAGTATTGGTAAAGCATCTCAACTAGCGCAAATGCCCTTACTAGAATTTCAATCTGAATTAGCAATTAGAAATATCCCTGTTCATTATGATGAAAGTGATTTGGAAGTTGATTTAAAAAACCTGGGAATTATCTAA
- a CDS encoding TIGR03985 family CRISPR-associated protein, whose amino-acid sequence MNSFPYPPTPQILHWLAAGQLANRLQRSIRLWVILNKLYGEENWTTDLAKKFTYAQLRDRLFSYYHPKSEKLNAEQITTKCQDPTCICHQSGWQIIQTANSHICQTQWQQEIQQLTGISSQQLHQQLQQPPFATVHRSLRDDLKQLTHLGWLQTVVKGEYQTLAKTELPAPTIFATAQTTFTQLSLPQTWELLHVLESISFVQPNLDIIIQNLWEQIVDHTHTSPTTQEPQQRIFLHLDYILSQEMQDQVDNYQEQLEQLWRIPAAGVVQFEYWIAATASKVQITVYPVCLHYLRRAKYLSAYGIDPQGNIKWHNYRLDRIASEKLQILPWGDPGIPKELKEMWHSGNLPTPEYVQTELEKAWGFNFYLQRELLIIRFPPAFAQWYVDKTFRHHSFQRIAYEQLANLITADIPETQQRQILDIIKHRNKQDIYYQAWIRTGDINVLMRLRDWRPNGEVIAPLSIRQRLKEEAIKELANY is encoded by the coding sequence TTGAACAGCTTCCCCTATCCACCCACACCGCAAATATTACATTGGTTAGCAGCAGGACAACTAGCCAACCGTTTGCAGCGTTCAATTAGACTATGGGTAATATTAAACAAACTGTATGGGGAAGAAAACTGGACAACGGACTTAGCAAAAAAATTTACCTACGCACAACTACGCGATCGCCTATTTTCCTACTATCACCCCAAAAGCGAAAAACTCAACGCCGAACAAATAACCACCAAATGTCAGGACCCCACCTGCATCTGTCATCAAAGCGGATGGCAAATTATCCAAACTGCAAATAGCCACATTTGCCAAACCCAATGGCAACAAGAAATACAACAACTCACTGGTATCAGTTCCCAACAACTGCACCAACAACTACAACAACCCCCCTTTGCAACCGTTCATCGTTCCCTCAGAGATGATCTCAAACAGCTAACTCATTTAGGATGGCTGCAAACAGTAGTCAAAGGAGAATATCAAACCCTAGCCAAAACCGAACTTCCAGCACCAACAATTTTTGCAACAGCACAAACCACCTTTACCCAACTCTCCCTACCCCAAACCTGGGAACTACTGCACGTCTTAGAGTCTATATCCTTTGTCCAGCCAAACCTAGATATCATCATTCAAAATTTGTGGGAACAAATAGTAGATCATACCCATACATCCCCCACCACCCAAGAACCACAACAACGGATATTTCTGCATTTAGACTATATACTCTCTCAAGAAATGCAGGATCAGGTAGACAACTATCAAGAACAGCTAGAACAACTGTGGCGTATACCTGCTGCTGGAGTAGTGCAGTTTGAATATTGGATCGCAGCTACAGCAAGCAAAGTACAAATAACCGTTTATCCCGTGTGTTTGCATTATCTCCGACGTGCCAAATATCTCAGCGCCTATGGCATAGATCCCCAAGGAAATATCAAATGGCACAACTACCGACTGGACCGCATCGCCTCAGAAAAATTGCAAATTCTTCCTTGGGGAGATCCTGGTATACCCAAAGAATTAAAAGAAATGTGGCACAGTGGCAACTTACCCACCCCAGAATATGTACAAACAGAATTAGAAAAAGCTTGGGGTTTCAACTTTTACCTGCAACGGGAATTATTGATCATTCGTTTTCCGCCAGCATTTGCCCAATGGTATGTAGATAAAACATTTCGCCATCATTCCTTCCAGCGTATTGCCTATGAACAACTAGCAAATTTAATTACAGCAGACATTCCCGAAACCCAACAGCGGCAAATATTAGATATTATCAAACACAGAAATAAACAAGATATTTATTATCAAGCTTGGATACGTACTGGGGATATTAATGTTTTGATGCGGTTACGAGACTGGCGACCAAATGGAGAGGTGATAGCACCTTTGTCTATTCGTCAACGACTCAAAGAAGAAGCGATCAAAGAATTAGCTAATTATTAA
- the surE gene encoding 5'/3'-nucleotidase SurE, with the protein MTIILTNDDGIDAPGIQALLKAVNDKNVIIAAPASHQSGCGHQVTTTEAIKLERRSDFEYAIAGTPADCVRIAITQISQDVKFVLSGINAGGNLGVDAYISGTVAAVREAAMHGIPGVAISHYRKAKLNYNWDLAAKWTSVILADLLKKPLEPGSFWNVNLPHLLPGDADPEMVFCPPCTKPLPVNYRIEGDNFYYVGEYGKRDRTPGSDVDICFSGNIAITQLKV; encoded by the coding sequence ATGACAATCATCTTAACTAACGACGACGGTATCGACGCACCAGGTATTCAAGCTTTACTGAAAGCGGTAAACGACAAAAATGTAATTATTGCAGCGCCCGCTTCCCATCAGTCTGGTTGTGGACATCAAGTGACGACAACTGAAGCGATTAAACTAGAACGTCGTTCTGATTTTGAATATGCTATTGCTGGTACTCCTGCTGATTGTGTGAGAATTGCCATAACACAAATTAGTCAAGATGTCAAGTTTGTACTGTCAGGAATTAATGCTGGTGGTAATTTGGGGGTGGATGCGTACATTTCTGGGACTGTTGCTGCTGTGAGAGAAGCTGCGATGCACGGTATTCCCGGTGTGGCGATTTCTCATTATCGCAAAGCTAAACTCAATTATAATTGGGATTTAGCGGCTAAATGGACATCAGTAATATTAGCAGATTTACTGAAAAAACCTTTAGAACCTGGTAGCTTTTGGAATGTGAATTTACCCCATCTACTACCGGGAGATGCTGACCCAGAAATGGTTTTTTGTCCACCCTGTACCAAACCTTTACCTGTAAATTATCGCATAGAAGGTGATAATTTTTATTATGTTGGTGAATATGGTAAACGCGATCGCACTCCTGGTAGTGATGTAGATATATGTTTTTCTGGCAATATTGCAATTACTCAGTTAAAGGTTTGA
- a CDS encoding methyltransferase family protein, translating to MKVKYPINLHKGLTFFIVLGLMFLYHNFTTGAWVYLVLHGTYGFLWLLKDRIFPDKQWEEEMPNLMGIITFIILGLYWVAPFILISSGTVPPLPLVTAAISLNIVGVFLHFASDAQKYYTLKYKTGLITEGFFARCRNTNYLGEVLIYLAFAMLAQHWLPFLILSLFIAMIFVPNMRKKDQSLSRYPEFEEYKESSGLLFPKLFISRNLNKEETTA from the coding sequence ATGAAAGTAAAGTATCCTATTAATTTACACAAAGGTCTAACTTTTTTTATAGTGTTAGGACTAATGTTTTTATACCATAATTTTACCACTGGAGCTTGGGTTTATCTTGTCCTTCATGGTACTTATGGTTTTCTTTGGTTACTAAAAGATCGTATTTTTCCAGATAAACAATGGGAAGAAGAAATGCCGAATTTGATGGGAATTATTACCTTTATCATCTTAGGTTTATATTGGGTAGCACCATTTATTCTCATTAGCAGTGGTACTGTTCCACCTTTACCGTTAGTAACTGCGGCTATTTCTTTAAATATTGTGGGGGTGTTTTTGCACTTTGCTAGTGATGCTCAAAAATATTATACACTTAAATACAAAACTGGACTAATTACAGAAGGTTTCTTTGCTAGATGTCGTAATACTAATTACTTGGGAGAAGTCTTGATTTATCTAGCATTTGCTATGTTAGCACAGCATTGGTTACCTTTTCTAATTCTGAGTTTATTTATAGCCATGATATTTGTTCCCAATATGCGGAAAAAAGATCAATCTTTGTCTCGATATCCTGAGTTTGAGGAATATAAAGAAAGTTCTGGGTTGCTGTTTCCTAAACTATTTATTTCCAGGAATCTCAATAAAGAAGAAACAACAGCTTAA
- a CDS encoding YqaE/Pmp3 family membrane protein: protein MDLVRILCAIFLPPLGVFLQVGFGLDFWINIVLTLFGYIPGIIHAVWVIAKK from the coding sequence ATGGATTTAGTAAGAATATTATGCGCGATTTTTCTGCCACCTCTAGGAGTATTTTTGCAAGTAGGTTTTGGTTTGGACTTTTGGATTAATATTGTGTTAACTTTATTCGGTTATATTCCTGGTATTATTCATGCAGTTTGGGTGATTGCCAAGAAATAA
- the nifJ gene encoding pyruvate:ferredoxin (flavodoxin) oxidoreductase → MAKLAKQFAAIDGNEAVARVAYKLNEVIAIYPITPSSNMGEWADAWMAENKPNLWGTIPNVTQMQSEGGAAAAVHGALQTGALSTTFTASQGLLLMIPNLFKIAGELTSFVLHVSARSLATHALSIFGDHSDVMAARSTGFAFLCSASVQESHDFALISQAATLETRVPFMHFFDGFRTSHEVQKIELLSDDVLRELIPLELVSAHRQRCLTPDKPVLRGTAQNPDVYFQSREGANPFYNACPDIVQRIMDKFGEQTGRYYKLFEYHGHPKADRVIILMGSGCETVHETVDYLNNKGEKVGVIKVRLFQPFDVGRFIESLPNSVKSIAVLDRTKEPGSAGEPLYLEVVTAIHEGWKKTTFPKIVGGRYGLSSKEFTPTMVKAVFDNLGKSKPKNHFTIGINDDVTFTSLNFDPEFSTEPDSVVRAMFYGLGSDGTVGANKNSIKIIGEGTENNAQGYFVYDSKKSGSMTVSHLRFGAEKIRSTYLINQANFIGCHHWGFLETIDILKNAATGATFLLNSPYPAKEVWKNLPVKVQQQIIDKDLKVYAINASQVAKNSGMGRRINTIMQVCFFKLAGVLPEKEAIAKIKQAIEKTYGKKGADVVNMNLKAVDNTLENLHAIKIPATTSSKKNQQSPITNYQLPITKPEFVDKVLGKIMVWEGDDLPVSALPPDGTFPTATAKWEKRNVAEEIPVWDEDVCVQCGKCVMVCPHATIRAKVYEADKLANAPASFKSANAKDKSFAGQKFTIQVAPEDCTGCSICVDVCPAKNKAEPTKKAINMSPQLPLREQERENWDFFLSLPNPDRRKLKLNQIRQQQLQEPLFEFSGACAGCGETPYLKLLTQLFGDRSLIANATGCSSIYGGNLPTTPWTQNAEGRGPAWSNSLFEDNAEFGFGYRLSIDKQAEFAAELLQQLSSEVGDKLVNDILKNAQKTEADIWEQRENVAVLKQKLDEITNADAHRCTQIEEKNIRVNQRLSAVENLKSLADYLVKKSVWIVGGDGWAYDIDFHGIDHVLASGKNVNILVMDTEVYSNTGGQSSKATPTAAVAKFAASGKPAAKKDLGLMAMTYGNVYVASVALGAKDEHTLKVFLEAEAFDGPSLIIAYSHCIAHGIDMTTGLQQQKALVDSGRWLLYRYNPALQEQGKNPLQLDMKAPSESVEKSMYQENRFKMLIKSKPEIAKQLLAQAQAEVDARWEMYQYLANR, encoded by the coding sequence ATGGCTAAATTAGCTAAACAATTTGCCGCAATTGATGGTAATGAAGCAGTTGCGCGTGTAGCTTACAAATTAAATGAAGTAATTGCAATTTATCCCATCACACCATCATCAAATATGGGTGAATGGGCGGATGCTTGGATGGCAGAAAATAAACCTAATTTATGGGGTACAATTCCTAATGTCACCCAGATGCAAAGTGAAGGTGGTGCTGCTGCTGCGGTGCATGGTGCATTACAAACAGGTGCTTTAAGTACAACTTTCACCGCTTCCCAAGGTTTGTTATTAATGATTCCCAATTTGTTTAAAATTGCGGGAGAATTAACTAGTTTTGTCCTTCATGTTTCCGCACGTTCTTTAGCTACCCACGCTTTATCTATTTTCGGTGATCATAGTGATGTGATGGCAGCTAGAAGCACAGGTTTTGCATTTTTATGTTCTGCTTCTGTACAGGAAAGTCATGATTTTGCGCTCATTTCTCAAGCTGCAACTTTAGAAACTAGAGTACCTTTTATGCACTTTTTTGATGGGTTTAGAACTTCCCATGAAGTGCAAAAAATTGAGTTATTATCTGATGATGTTTTACGGGAATTAATACCTTTAGAATTAGTTTCTGCACATCGTCAACGCTGTTTAACTCCCGATAAACCAGTGTTAAGAGGAACTGCACAAAACCCGGATGTTTATTTTCAATCCCGTGAAGGTGCAAACCCTTTTTATAATGCTTGTCCTGATATTGTGCAACGTATTATGGATAAGTTTGGAGAACAAACAGGACGATATTATAAATTATTTGAATATCATGGACATCCCAAAGCGGATCGGGTAATTATTCTCATGGGTTCTGGTTGTGAAACTGTCCATGAAACTGTAGATTATCTGAATAATAAAGGTGAAAAAGTGGGAGTTATTAAAGTTCGACTTTTTCAACCTTTTGATGTGGGTAGATTTATTGAATCTTTACCTAATAGTGTCAAGTCTATTGCGGTTTTGGATAGAACTAAAGAACCAGGAAGCGCAGGTGAACCTTTATATTTAGAAGTAGTCACCGCTATCCATGAAGGATGGAAAAAAACCACATTCCCGAAAATTGTGGGGGGTAGATATGGGTTATCTTCTAAAGAGTTTACCCCTACAATGGTAAAAGCGGTTTTTGATAATCTTGGGAAATCAAAACCCAAGAATCATTTTACTATTGGGATTAATGATGATGTCACTTTTACTTCTTTGAATTTTGATCCTGAGTTTTCCACAGAACCAGATAGCGTTGTGCGTGCAATGTTTTATGGTTTGGGTTCTGATGGTACGGTAGGTGCAAATAAGAACTCTATTAAAATTATTGGAGAAGGTACAGAAAATAATGCTCAAGGTTATTTTGTGTATGATTCTAAAAAGTCTGGTTCAATGACGGTTTCTCATTTACGGTTTGGTGCTGAGAAAATTCGCTCAACTTATCTGATCAACCAAGCTAATTTTATCGGTTGTCATCATTGGGGTTTTCTGGAGACAATTGATATCTTAAAAAATGCTGCCACTGGAGCGACATTTTTATTAAATAGTCCCTATCCTGCGAAGGAAGTTTGGAAAAATTTACCTGTAAAGGTGCAACAGCAAATTATTGATAAAGACCTGAAAGTTTATGCTATTAATGCTAGTCAGGTGGCGAAAAATAGCGGGATGGGAAGAAGAATTAACACTATTATGCAAGTGTGTTTCTTCAAATTAGCGGGGGTATTGCCAGAAAAAGAGGCGATCGCTAAAATTAAACAAGCGATTGAAAAAACCTATGGTAAAAAAGGTGCAGATGTTGTCAACATGAATTTAAAAGCTGTTGATAACACCTTAGAAAATCTCCACGCAATCAAAATTCCTGCTACAACAAGTAGTAAGAAAAATCAGCAATCACCAATTACCAATTACCAATTACCAATTACCAAACCAGAATTTGTAGATAAAGTTTTGGGTAAAATTATGGTTTGGGAAGGTGACGACTTACCTGTAAGTGCTTTACCCCCAGATGGAACTTTCCCCACTGCAACCGCAAAATGGGAAAAACGCAACGTTGCGGAAGAAATTCCGGTTTGGGATGAGGATGTCTGCGTTCAATGTGGTAAATGTGTGATGGTTTGTCCTCATGCAACTATCCGCGCTAAGGTTTATGAAGCGGATAAATTAGCAAATGCACCTGCAAGTTTTAAGTCAGCAAATGCAAAAGATAAAAGTTTTGCAGGTCAAAAATTTACTATCCAAGTTGCACCGGAAGACTGTACAGGTTGCAGTATTTGTGTGGATGTTTGTCCTGCGAAAAATAAAGCAGAACCCACCAAAAAAGCTATCAACATGAGTCCGCAGTTACCCCTGAGAGAACAGGAAAGAGAAAACTGGGATTTCTTTTTAAGTTTACCAAATCCCGATCGCAGAAAGTTGAAATTAAATCAAATTCGTCAACAACAACTGCAAGAACCATTGTTTGAATTTTCCGGTGCTTGTGCAGGATGTGGAGAAACACCATATCTTAAATTATTAACACAATTATTTGGCGATCGCTCACTCATTGCTAATGCTACAGGTTGTTCTTCTATTTATGGTGGAAACCTCCCCACAACTCCCTGGACTCAAAACGCAGAAGGAAGGGGTCCAGCATGGTCTAATAGTTTATTTGAAGATAACGCCGAATTTGGTTTTGGTTATCGTTTATCTATTGATAAACAAGCAGAATTTGCAGCCGAATTATTGCAACAATTAAGTAGTGAAGTTGGGGATAAATTAGTTAATGATATCCTCAAAAATGCCCAAAAAACTGAAGCAGATATTTGGGAACAACGGGAAAATGTTGCAGTTCTCAAACAAAAACTTGATGAAATTACGAACGCAGATGCACACAGATGTACGCAGATAGAAGAAAAAAATATCCGCGTTAATCAGCGTTTATCTGCGGTTGAAAATCTAAAATCCCTCGCTGATTATTTAGTCAAGAAAAGTGTGTGGATAGTAGGTGGTGATGGTTGGGCTTATGACATTGACTTTCATGGAATTGATCATGTTTTAGCCAGTGGTAAAAATGTCAATATCTTGGTTATGGATACAGAAGTTTATTCTAACACAGGTGGTCAATCTTCTAAAGCAACTCCTACTGCTGCTGTGGCTAAATTTGCAGCTAGTGGTAAACCCGCAGCGAAGAAAGATTTAGGTTTAATGGCCATGACTTACGGTAATGTTTATGTGGCCAGTGTCGCTTTAGGTGCGAAGGATGAACACACATTAAAAGTATTCTTAGAAGCGGAAGCTTTTGATGGTCCATCCTTAATTATTGCCTACAGTCATTGTATTGCTCATGGGATTGATATGACCACTGGTTTACAACAACAAAAAGCCTTAGTTGACTCCGGTAGATGGTTGTTATATCGTTATAATCCTGCATTGCAAGAACAGGGTAAAAATCCTCTACAATTAGATATGAAAGCACCTTCTGAGTCGGTAGAAAAATCCATGTATCAGGAGAACCGGTTTAAGATGTTGATTAAGAGTAAACCGGAAATTGCTAAACAATTGTTAGCGCAAGCGCAAGCGGAAGTTGATGCACGTTGGGAGATGTATCAATATTTGGCTAATAGGTAA
- a CDS encoding glycosyltransferase family 4 protein — protein MKNTSQHPKRILFLHPNFPAQFRHLATALGKDDKYQVVFGTNRQEGSIPGVLKAIYEPSRTAAPQTHHYIRNLENAILTGQAVYRMAEKLKRQGFIPDIIYGHSGWGLTLFMKEIFPKAELLCFFEWFYHACGSDADFDPSDPLNADDLCRIKVKNSPILLDLYHCDRGLSPTNWQRQQFPPEYYQKITVCHDGIDTNYFNPQPDAKLILPRINLDLSHVSELITYVARGMEPYRGFPQFMEAVALIQQQRPNCHIVVVGEDRVAYGKNLPDGKTYKQLMLEKLDLDLTRLHFTGLLPYSEYLQVLQASSAHIYLTFPFVLSWSMLEAMSAGCLLIASDTAPVKEVIKDGKNGLLVDFFSPQQIAEKVNTALDNSPDMISIRNAARKTIVNNYDLGILLPQHLDWMIGN, from the coding sequence ATGAAAAATACTTCTCAACATCCCAAACGTATTTTATTTTTACATCCCAACTTTCCCGCCCAATTTCGTCACCTGGCCACAGCTTTAGGCAAAGATGATAAATATCAAGTAGTATTTGGTACAAATCGTCAAGAAGGATCAATACCAGGAGTATTGAAAGCTATTTATGAACCTTCCCGCACAGCAGCACCCCAAACTCATCATTATATCCGCAATTTAGAAAATGCAATTCTCACCGGACAAGCTGTATATCGCATGGCAGAAAAACTTAAAAGACAGGGTTTTATTCCCGATATAATTTATGGACATTCTGGCTGGGGTCTAACATTATTTATGAAAGAAATTTTCCCGAAAGCCGAATTATTATGTTTCTTTGAATGGTTTTATCATGCTTGCGGTTCTGATGCAGATTTTGATCCCAGTGATCCGTTAAATGCAGATGATTTGTGTCGTATTAAAGTCAAAAATTCACCAATTTTACTAGATTTATACCATTGCGATCGCGGACTTTCTCCTACTAATTGGCAACGTCAACAATTTCCCCCAGAATATTATCAAAAAATCACTGTTTGTCACGATGGAATTGATACTAATTATTTTAATCCTCAGCCAGATGCTAAATTAATTTTACCCCGGATTAATCTTGATCTTTCTCATGTTTCAGAATTAATTACCTATGTGGCCAGAGGAATGGAACCTTATCGCGGTTTTCCTCAGTTTATGGAAGCAGTAGCATTAATTCAACAACAACGCCCAAACTGTCATATTGTAGTTGTGGGAGAAGATAGAGTAGCCTATGGAAAAAATCTTCCTGATGGTAAAACTTATAAACAATTAATGTTAGAAAAATTAGATTTAGATTTAACCAGATTACACTTTACAGGTTTACTACCTTACTCTGAATATTTGCAAGTTTTACAAGCATCCTCAGCCCATATTTATTTAACTTTTCCTTTTGTTTTATCCTGGTCAATGTTAGAAGCAATGTCCGCAGGATGTTTGTTAATAGCTTCTGATACTGCACCAGTTAAGGAAGTAATTAAAGATGGTAAAAATGGACTGTTGGTAGATTTCTTTTCTCCCCAACAAATTGCGGAAAAGGTGAATACAGCTTTAGATAATTCTCCAGATATGATTTCTATTCGTAACGCTGCACGCAAGACAATAGTTAATAATTATGATTTAGGAATATTATTACCACAACATTTAGATTGGATGATTGGCAATTAA
- a CDS encoding translation initiation factor has translation MSSSKSKSDKRIIYQEFGNDNSPALERPVQELPPNQQNVRVQATRAGRKGKTVTVITGFQTKAETLNGLLKQLKTQCGTGGTLKENEIEIQGDHKQKILEILVKLGYKAKISGG, from the coding sequence ATGTCTTCCTCTAAATCAAAATCTGACAAACGCATAATTTACCAAGAATTTGGTAATGATAATTCACCTGCTTTAGAACGTCCAGTACAAGAACTACCCCCAAACCAACAAAATGTGAGGGTACAAGCTACCCGTGCAGGAAGGAAGGGAAAAACAGTTACGGTTATTACCGGGTTTCAAACCAAAGCAGAGACTTTAAATGGGTTACTTAAACAATTAAAAACCCAATGTGGTACTGGAGGAACATTAAAAGAGAATGAAATTGAAATTCAGGGAGATCATAAACAGAAGATTTTAGAGATTTTGGTCAAGTTAGGTTACAAAGCTAAAATCAGTGGTGGTTAA